Proteins from a single region of Campylobacter sp. RM16704:
- a CDS encoding high-affinity branched-chain amino acid transporter, ATP-binding protein, translating to MILELKEIRKNFGGVTAIANTSFSIKENEIFGLIGPNGAGKTTLFNIITGNYKPSSGKVFFLGKKIDHLKPHKIVHLGIARTFQNIRLFSSMNVLENVLIGFDKSIKYNIFEAFLHLGRFSKAEKNAKKAAYEILEQLNIAHLADEKATNLSYGQQRKVEIARALATKPKLLLLDEPAAGMNSTESDDLAELIFNIRDNKNISVLLIEHDMKFVNKLCDRVMVLDYGKTIFEGKPIDAVQNPEVISAYLGDFNASC from the coding sequence ATGATTTTAGAACTTAAAGAAATCCGTAAAAATTTTGGTGGTGTTACTGCTATAGCTAATACTTCTTTTTCTATTAAAGAAAATGAAATTTTTGGTCTTATAGGGCCAAATGGAGCGGGTAAAACCACACTTTTTAATATTATCACAGGAAATTACAAACCAAGTAGTGGTAAAGTTTTTTTTCTAGGTAAAAAAATTGATCATTTAAAACCACATAAAATAGTTCATTTGGGTATAGCAAGAACTTTTCAAAATATTAGGCTTTTTTCAAGTATGAATGTTTTAGAAAATGTTTTAATTGGTTTTGATAAAAGCATTAAATATAATATTTTTGAAGCATTTTTACATTTAGGAAGATTTTCCAAAGCAGAAAAAAATGCTAAAAAAGCTGCTTATGAAATTTTAGAACAACTCAATATTGCACATTTGGCTGATGAAAAAGCTACAAACTTAAGTTATGGACAACAAAGAAAAGTAGAAATAGCAAGAGCTTTAGCAACTAAACCTAAACTTTTATTACTAGATGAACCTGCTGCTGGTATGAATTCAACTGAAAGTGATGATTTAGCTGAATTGATTTTTAATATAAGGGATAATAAAAATATTAGTGTTTTACTTATTGAACATGATATGAAATTTGTAAATAAACTTTGCGATAGAGTTATGGTGCTTGATTATGGTAAAACTATATTTGAAGGAAAACCTATTGATGCGGTACAAAACCCAGAAGTAATTAGTGCATACTTGGGAGATTTCAATGCTAGTTGTTAA
- a CDS encoding high-affinity branched-chain amino acid transporter, ATP-binding protein: protein MLVVKDLHVYYGLIEAVKGIDFTIKTGSIVSLIGSNGAGKTSTLNAMLNCVKKTGEVTFLGYDTQRHLPHTLVQKGIALVPEGRRVFINLTIEENLKIGAFNNAENYEHLKNQMYRLFPRLKDKKNALAGTLSGGEAQMLAISRALMSEPKLLMLDEPSLGLAPKIVGEVFDIIVKLKEEGITILLVEQNAFSALKISDYAYVLENGKVAMHAPAKDLIGDDEIRKKYLGA, encoded by the coding sequence ATGCTAGTTGTTAAAGATTTACATGTGTATTATGGTTTAATAGAAGCTGTTAAAGGTATAGATTTTACCATAAAAACAGGAAGCATAGTAAGCCTGATAGGCTCCAATGGAGCAGGTAAAACTTCTACACTTAATGCAATGCTAAATTGTGTTAAAAAAACTGGCGAAGTAACTTTTTTAGGCTATGATACTCAAAGACATTTACCACATACTTTAGTACAAAAAGGTATAGCTTTAGTTCCAGAAGGAAGAAGAGTTTTTATTAACCTTACCATAGAAGAGAATTTAAAAATTGGTGCTTTTAATAACGCAGAAAACTACGAACATTTAAAAAATCAAATGTATAGACTTTTTCCAAGATTAAAAGATAAAAAAAATGCGCTAGCAGGAACCTTAAGCGGAGGTGAAGCTCAAATGCTAGCTATTTCAAGAGCCCTTATGAGTGAACCTAAGCTTTTAATGCTTGATGAACCATCTCTAGGACTTGCCCCTAAAATTGTTGGAGAAGTATTTGATATTATTGTTAAATTAAAAGAAGAAGGTATCACTATTTTGCTTGTTGAACAAAACGCTTTTTCGGCTTTAAAAATAAGTGATTACGCCTATGTGCTAGAAAACGGAAAAGTCGCTATGCATGCACCAGCTAAAGATCTTATCGGCGATGATGAGATTAGAAAAAAATACCTAGGAGCCTGA